One Microplitis demolitor isolate Queensland-Clemson2020A chromosome 2, iyMicDemo2.1a, whole genome shotgun sequence DNA segment encodes these proteins:
- the LOC103571648 gene encoding LOW QUALITY PROTEIN: uncharacterized protein LOC103571648 (The sequence of the model RefSeq protein was modified relative to this genomic sequence to represent the inferred CDS: substituted 1 base at 1 genomic stop codon), whose translation MEDKWPTIEKDLENALIDFWSLDCLDVVFMIKKNNSSDYSAFTYDPFVTLNNKGNVDEMKSTELLFPIKLNNLHQYPISVSMYQAKPTSVNLSNFTSLIGARGIDVEAIRYLSTWINFTIVLKSADVSLSGYSLMLPDGTVIGPVGDIIQNRSEILGNPQIVNSVIDRDVEFLRPFGRSSMMIAVPKSDYMPGIARLFRTVDHYLTVSILVAWAFLMLCLFIIGNPDPILETFRIIIHQHCHNIRDRVSERIFLISWIIWAFILASAHQVYLMKALTDPPYYPNINTLDEFVESDLTVVLDPIVYHSLNYSDSILYRKLIDKAEVGFNFDACLKRLMISEQVACVTEQSIIDYQVLTLNKKVLSKKRRNAKTQGHIVKSPLSTFWTTLVVKKGFPYLDKFNRGYQNIIEFGLIIKWHNDITRGLFRPQNEFMGPLNIVHFEGIFNILMIGMGITLVVFIGEIVVSYIKYKTMIKXNYLDCYHTF comes from the coding sequence ATGGAGGACAAATGGCCAACGATCGAAAAAGATTTAGAAAACGCTTTGATAGATTTTTGGTCACTCGATTGTCTAGATGTCGTTTTTatgataaagaaaaacaattcATCTGATTACAGTGCATTTACTTATGATCCTTTTGTGACTTTAAATAACAAAGGAAATGTTGATGAGATGAAATCCACAGAATTGTTGTTTCCCATTAAGCTCAATAATTTACATCAGTATCCAATTTCGGTGTCTATGTATCAAGCTAAGCCGACGTcagttaatttatcaaatttcacGTCTTTGATCGGCGCTCGAGGCATTGATGTCGAAGCAATAAGATATCTTTCAACGTGGATCAATTTTACTATAGTACTTAAAAGTGCAGATGTGTCTTTGTCTGGGTACTCGTTGATGCTGCCAGACGGGACAGTTATTGGTCCAGTTGGTGACATTATTCAAAATCGATCTGAAATTTTGGGAAACCCGCAGATAGTAAATTCGGTGATTGATAGAGATGTTGAATTTTTAAGACCTTTTGGACGTTCATCGATGATGATTGCCGTTCCCAAAAGTGATTATATGCCAGGCATTGCTAGATTATTTCGCACTGTCGACCATTATCTAACAGTATCTATTTTGGTGGCATGGGCGTTTTTGATGTTATGTCTATTCATTATTGGTAACCCTGATCCAATACTTGAAACCTTCAGGATTATAATACATCAACACTGTCATAATATAAGGGATAGAGTGTCTGAAcgtatttttttgataagctGGATTATATGGGCTTTTATTTTGGCATCGGCGCATCAAGTTTACTTGATGAAAGCACTTACGGATCCTCCTTATTATCCGAATATTAACACCCTAGATGAATTCGTTGAGAGTGATCTGACAGTTGTTCTTGATCCCATTGTCTACCATTCATTGAATTACTCAGATTCTATTTTGtacagaaaattaattgataaagcCGAAGTGGGATTCAATTTTGATGCATGCTTAAAGAGATTGATGATCAGCGAACAAGTCGCTTGTGTTACAGAACAATCAATAATTGACTACCAAGTGTTAACTTTGAATAAGAAAGTTTTGTCGAAGAAAAGAAGAAACGCAAAAACTCAAGGGCATATTGTCAAGAGTCCTTTATCTACTTTTTGGACAACTTTGGTGGTCAAAAAAGGATTCCCTTACTTGGATAAATTCAATAGAGGGTACCAAAACATTATTGAATTTGGATTGATCATAAAATGGCACAATGACATTACCCGAGGACTCTTCAGGCCACAGAACGAATTTATGGGCCCATTGAATATAGTCCACTTTGaaggaatttttaatattcttatgATCGGAATGGGTATTACTCTAGTAGTTTTTATCGGAGAAATAGTTGTtagttatattaaatataagacAATGATAAAGTGAAACTATCTAGATTGTTatcatacattttaa